A part of Caldalkalibacillus uzonensis genomic DNA contains:
- a CDS encoding ABC transporter ATP-binding protein produces MAGIRLHHIYKRYSDEVTAVKDFHLEIEDREFIVLVGPSGCGKSTTLRMIAGLEEISEGELYIGDRLVNDVPPKDRDIAMVFQNYALYPHMNVYDNMAFGLKLRKFKKDEIKKRVHEAAKILGIEHLLERKPKELSGGQRQRVALGRAIVREPQVFLMDEPLSNLDAKLRVQMRAELTKLHQRLKTTIVYVTHDQTEAMTMATRIVVMKDGVIQQVGAPKEVYDYPNNVFVGGFIGSPAMNFINGRLENGKFIVGEQELVVPEGKMKKLQNYIGKEVILGIRPEDIHDEPLFIESSPGSAIDAHIEVAELMGAETYLYSKLAGNDFIARVDSRTDVKNGQNLKLAFDMNKVHFFDVKTEERIK; encoded by the coding sequence ATGGCAGGTATTCGTCTGCATCATATTTACAAACGTTACAGTGATGAAGTGACAGCAGTGAAAGACTTTCACTTGGAAATTGAGGACAGAGAGTTTATTGTCCTTGTCGGGCCTTCCGGTTGCGGCAAATCAACCACCTTGCGCATGATTGCCGGTTTGGAGGAAATTTCTGAAGGAGAGCTCTATATTGGAGACCGGCTGGTTAACGATGTTCCCCCCAAAGACCGGGATATTGCCATGGTCTTTCAAAATTATGCCTTGTACCCGCATATGAATGTGTATGATAACATGGCTTTTGGTTTAAAACTGCGCAAGTTTAAGAAGGACGAAATTAAAAAACGGGTACATGAAGCGGCTAAAATTTTGGGCATTGAACATTTGCTGGAGCGCAAACCCAAGGAACTGTCCGGCGGGCAGCGGCAGCGTGTGGCCTTGGGACGGGCCATTGTCCGGGAACCGCAGGTGTTCCTCATGGATGAACCGTTGTCCAACCTGGATGCCAAACTGCGTGTACAAATGCGTGCTGAATTGACCAAACTGCATCAACGCCTGAAAACGACCATTGTTTATGTTACCCACGACCAGACCGAAGCGATGACCATGGCCACACGGATTGTGGTCATGAAGGACGGCGTGATCCAGCAGGTGGGTGCTCCTAAAGAGGTGTATGATTACCCCAACAATGTGTTCGTTGGCGGCTTCATTGGTTCCCCGGCCATGAACTTTATTAACGGCCGTCTAGAAAATGGCAAGTTTATCGTTGGAGAACAAGAACTGGTCGTGCCTGAGGGCAAGATGAAAAAGCTGCAAAATTACATTGGCAAAGAAGTGATCCTGGGGATTCGTCCCGAAGATATTCACGATGAGCCGCTGTTTATCGAGTCCTCACCAGGATCTGCGATCGATGCCCATATTGAAGTGGCCGAATTGATGGGCGCCGAAACTTACCTGTACAGCAAGCTGGCCGGGAATGACTTCATTGCCCGTGTTGACTCCAGAACAGATGTGAAAAACGGTCAAAACCTGAAACTGGCCTTTGATATGAACAAAGTGCACTTCTTCGATGTAAAAACAGAGGAGCGTATTAAATAA
- a CDS encoding ROK family glucokinase: protein MTAHTHYYFGLDLGGTSIKGAVVSEQGDIVYKTTQPTAVGNGDAVVQQMEDMLNEALRSLQTDRSRIKGVGIGAPAFMDLTSGFVYEAVNLGWKNYPLKERLESLLNMPVVVDNDANTAALGEMWQGAGQGETELLCITLGTGLGAGVIVHGDIYHGARGSAGEMGHVTVVPQGGHPCNCGKTGCLETIASATGIVRLATEALQSAGPSVAETSVLGPVCRSAGRLTARHVAEAAQKGDQLAQGVLNKVGYYLGLALANYAVSFNPAKIVIGGGVSQAGDVLFSPIRETYKTFALTHLTGEIEIVPATLGNDAGVIGAAWLVHARL, encoded by the coding sequence TTGACAGCACACACACACTACTATTTCGGTCTCGATCTTGGAGGAACGTCTATTAAAGGGGCTGTAGTCTCAGAACAGGGAGACATTGTCTATAAAACCACTCAACCAACAGCTGTTGGGAACGGAGATGCTGTTGTTCAACAAATGGAGGATATGCTCAACGAGGCCCTAAGGAGCTTGCAGACGGACCGCTCACGGATCAAAGGGGTGGGCATCGGAGCCCCAGCGTTTATGGATTTGACATCAGGCTTTGTGTATGAAGCGGTCAACCTTGGTTGGAAAAACTATCCCTTAAAGGAACGCCTGGAAAGCTTACTTAATATGCCAGTGGTGGTCGATAACGATGCCAATACCGCTGCATTAGGAGAGATGTGGCAGGGAGCCGGTCAAGGAGAAACAGAGCTGCTGTGCATTACCTTGGGCACCGGACTGGGAGCAGGGGTGATTGTCCACGGCGATATTTACCATGGAGCCCGGGGGAGTGCTGGAGAAATGGGACATGTGACAGTTGTTCCCCAGGGTGGTCACCCTTGTAACTGCGGCAAGACAGGCTGTTTGGAAACCATTGCTTCGGCTACTGGCATTGTCCGGTTGGCCACCGAAGCGTTACAAAGTGCTGGGCCATCTGTAGCGGAAACCAGTGTCTTAGGGCCTGTCTGTCGCTCCGCAGGCCGACTTACCGCCCGCCATGTGGCAGAGGCGGCCCAAAAGGGAGACCAACTGGCCCAAGGCGTGTTGAATAAAGTGGGTTATTACCTTGGTCTTGCTCTGGCTAATTATGCGGTGAGTTTCAATCCGGCCAAAATCGTCATTGGGGGTGGGGTTTCCCAAGCAGGAGATGTTCTGTTTTCCCCCATCCGGGAAACGTACAAAACATTTGCCTTGACACACCTTACAGGAGAGATTGAGATTGTACCGGCAACATTGGGGAACGACGCCGGTGTGATTGGTGCCGCTTGGCTGGTTCACGCAAGACTTTAA